From Trueperaceae bacterium, one genomic window encodes:
- a CDS encoding nitrilase-related carbon-nitrogen hydrolase, whose protein sequence is MNRASNRRPHHLGPLRSAVLLLCLSPLGSSLASAQAGSEPPTHIQLVAVQMRLELDDYWTREAFERRIRAEMDAVASATDPALPTLVVFPEDVGLMLVVQGMERRLAGIDSIATAIETAVRASTVPLLWTRLIRRTSWVPALLLRKNRQIAETYFEVFSAAARDHGVYLVAGSVPLPPYRIEDGEVLWQRGPLRYRVHNTAYLFGPDGSVIGKQDKVELIELEREAALSLEPGSLDDLRVYDTPLGRIGIAICLDAFDPEVVDRLTELGAQVLVQPSANPAPWDEWQQGDWLRGSHRQTAVDGRFAYAVNPMLTGPLWDIAFYGQSAIFARGAPNEGLGYASLDPMDGFVAVAGSDDGEEVLVAVVPHPDLVDSGGGASTP, encoded by the coding sequence TTGAACAGAGCCTCGAACCGGCGACCGCATCACCTGGGACCCCTGCGCTCCGCGGTGCTCCTGCTGTGCCTCTCGCCGCTCGGCAGCAGTCTCGCGAGCGCCCAGGCCGGCTCCGAGCCGCCGACCCACATCCAGCTCGTGGCGGTGCAGATGCGCCTCGAGCTGGACGACTACTGGACCAGGGAGGCGTTCGAGCGCAGGATCCGTGCGGAGATGGACGCCGTGGCGTCGGCCACGGACCCCGCGCTGCCGACGCTCGTGGTGTTCCCGGAGGACGTCGGGCTGATGCTCGTGGTGCAGGGCATGGAGCGGCGCCTAGCCGGCATCGACTCCATCGCCACCGCGATCGAGACGGCCGTCAGGGCGAGCACCGTGCCCCTGCTGTGGACGCGGCTCATCCGCCGGACGAGCTGGGTGCCCGCGCTGCTGCTGAGGAAGAACCGGCAGATCGCCGAGACGTACTTCGAGGTGTTCTCGGCCGCGGCTCGCGACCACGGCGTCTACCTGGTGGCGGGCTCGGTGCCGCTGCCGCCCTACCGCATCGAGGACGGCGAGGTGCTGTGGCAGCGCGGGCCCTTGCGCTACCGCGTCCACAACACCGCGTACCTGTTCGGTCCAGACGGGAGCGTGATCGGCAAGCAGGACAAGGTGGAGCTCATCGAGCTCGAGCGCGAGGCGGCGCTGAGCCTCGAGCCGGGTTCCCTGGACGACCTGCGGGTGTACGACACGCCCCTCGGGCGCATCGGCATCGCCATCTGCCTGGACGCCTTCGACCCCGAGGTCGTCGACCGCCTGACCGAGCTGGGCGCCCAGGTCCTGGTGCAGCCGTCGGCGAACCCCGCCCCGTGGGACGAGTGGCAGCAGGGCGACTGGCTGCGCGGCAGCCACCGGCAGACCGCGGTGGACGGGCGCTTCGCCTACGCCGTCAACCCGATGCTCACAGGGCCGCTCTGGGACATCGCCTTCTACGGGCAGTCGGCGATCTTCGCGCGCGGCGCGCCGAACGAAGGCCTTGGGTACGCGAGCCTCGACCCCATGGACGGTTTCGTCGCGGTGGCCGGCTCCGACGACGGCGAGGAGGTGCTGGTGGCCGTGGTGCCGCATCCGGACCTGGTTGACTCTGGCGGGGGCGCGTCGACCCCGTAG
- a CDS encoding VOC family protein: MKITSSAVSLNVADVEGSARFARDHLGFATEMEADGFVSLARDDAGFNLVFLRTGLETFRPREVAGSAGTGLLVVFVVEDIDEQYERLRSAGVAVVTPIETEPWGERYFQVKDPNGIVYQLVQWVG; the protein is encoded by the coding sequence GTGAAGATCACGAGTTCCGCGGTCTCGCTCAACGTCGCTGACGTCGAGGGCTCGGCTCGGTTCGCCCGCGACCACCTGGGGTTCGCCACGGAGATGGAGGCCGACGGCTTCGTCTCGCTGGCCAGGGATGACGCGGGCTTCAACCTGGTCTTCCTGCGCACCGGCCTGGAGACGTTCAGGCCGAGGGAGGTCGCGGGCAGCGCCGGGACCGGGCTGCTCGTCGTCTTCGTCGTGGAGGACATAGACGAGCAGTACGAGCGCCTGCGCAGCGCAGGGGTCGCCGTCGTCACGCCCATCGAGACCGAGCCGTGGGGCGAACGCTACTTCCAGGTAAAGGACCCGAACGGCATCGTCTACCAGCTCGTGCAGTGGGTGGGCTAG
- a CDS encoding isocitrate lyase/phosphoenolpyruvate mutase family protein translates to MDQVRLAKRFHDLHRAPELLVLPNAWDAGSAVMFERAGFPAVGTTSAGIAYSLGYPDGQRLSFDELLAAQAAIARRLTVPLTVDVEAGYGSSPEEVAANVELVIAAGAVGVNVEDGRDGALADVALQVEVIAAVGELKARTGVPFVINARTDSYWLGLGDEASQLEESVRRGNAYLEAGADCVFVPGGFGSDVIATLVAEIDGPLNVIASPACPSPRELQELGVARLSTGSAPVRAALGLVRDIARALRGGDLAWVRDVTLSYGEANALFE, encoded by the coding sequence TTGGACCAGGTCCGCCTCGCCAAGCGCTTCCATGACCTACACCGGGCGCCGGAGCTGCTGGTGCTGCCCAACGCGTGGGACGCCGGCAGCGCGGTCATGTTCGAGCGGGCGGGTTTCCCCGCCGTGGGCACGACCAGCGCCGGCATCGCCTACAGCCTCGGCTACCCGGACGGCCAGCGGCTCTCGTTCGACGAGCTGCTGGCGGCGCAGGCGGCGATCGCCAGGCGGCTGACGGTGCCATTGACCGTCGACGTCGAGGCCGGGTACGGGTCGAGCCCCGAGGAGGTCGCGGCGAACGTGGAGCTCGTGATCGCCGCGGGCGCCGTGGGGGTCAACGTCGAGGACGGCCGCGACGGCGCCCTCGCCGACGTGGCGCTGCAGGTCGAGGTCATCGCTGCCGTCGGGGAGCTCAAGGCCCGGACGGGAGTGCCGTTCGTGATAAACGCGCGCACCGACAGCTACTGGCTCGGCCTGGGCGACGAGGCCTCGCAGCTCGAGGAGTCCGTCCGGCGGGGCAACGCGTACCTGGAGGCCGGCGCGGACTGCGTGTTCGTGCCCGGCGGGTTCGGGTCGGACGTGATCGCGACCCTCGTCGCGGAGATCGACGGCCCGCTCAACGTGATCGCCTCGCCCGCCTGCCCCTCGCCGCGGGAGCTGCAGGAGCTGGGGGTCGCCCGCCTGAGCACGGGCTCGGCCCCCGTGCGAGCGGCGCTGGGCCTCGTGAGGGACATCGCCCGTGCGCTCAGGGGCGGCGACCTGGCCTGGGTGCGAGACGTGACGCTCAGCTACGGCGAGGCCAACGCGCTGTTCGAGTAG